A region from the Citrobacter koseri ATCC BAA-895 genome encodes:
- the envZ gene encoding two-component system sensor histidine kinase EnvZ, producing the protein MRRMRFSPRSSFARTLLLIVTLLFVSLVTTYLVVLNFAILPSLQQFNKVLAYEVRMLMTDKLQLEDGTQLVVPPAFRREIYRELGISLYSNEAAEEAGLRWAQHYEFLSHQMAQQLGGPTEVRVEVNKSSPVVWLKTWLSPNIWVRVPLTEIHQGDFSPLFRYTLAIMLLAIGGAWLFIRIQNRPLVDLEHAALQVGKGMIPPPLREYGASEVRSVTRAFNHMAAGVKQLADDRTLLMAGVSHDLRTPLTRIRLATEMMGEEDGYLAESINKDIEECNAIIEQFIDYLRTGQEMPMEMADLNAVLGEVIAAESGYEREIDTALQPGSIQVKMHPLSIKRAIANMVVNAARYGNGWIKVSSGTEPHRAWFQVEDDGPGIKPEQRKHLFQPFVRGDSARSTSGTGLGLAIVQRIVDNHNGMLEIGSSERGGLSIRAWLPIPVARVPGSTKDA; encoded by the coding sequence ATGAGGCGAATGCGCTTCTCTCCGCGAAGTTCATTTGCCCGCACGCTACTGCTCATCGTCACCTTGCTGTTCGTCAGCCTGGTGACGACTTATCTGGTGGTGCTGAACTTTGCGATTCTGCCGAGCCTCCAGCAGTTTAATAAGGTTCTGGCCTACGAAGTTCGTATGCTGATGACCGATAAGCTGCAACTGGAGGACGGCACGCAACTGGTGGTGCCGCCTGCGTTCCGCCGGGAAATCTATCGTGAGCTGGGGATTTCTCTCTATTCCAACGAGGCTGCCGAAGAGGCCGGGCTGCGTTGGGCGCAACACTATGAATTCTTAAGCCATCAGATGGCGCAGCAGCTGGGCGGCCCGACGGAAGTGCGCGTTGAGGTCAACAAAAGCTCGCCGGTGGTCTGGCTGAAAACCTGGCTGTCGCCCAATATCTGGGTGCGCGTGCCGCTGACGGAAATCCATCAGGGCGATTTCTCCCCGCTGTTCCGCTATACGCTGGCGATTATGCTGCTGGCGATAGGCGGCGCATGGTTGTTTATTCGTATCCAGAACCGACCGCTGGTCGATCTTGAACATGCCGCGTTGCAGGTGGGGAAAGGCATGATTCCGCCGCCGCTGCGCGAGTACGGCGCGTCGGAGGTGCGCTCTGTGACCCGCGCCTTCAACCATATGGCGGCGGGTGTGAAGCAACTGGCTGATGACCGTACCTTGCTGATGGCGGGCGTGAGCCATGATTTGCGCACACCGTTGACGCGTATCCGCCTGGCTACCGAAATGATGGGTGAAGAGGACGGCTATCTCGCGGAGTCCATTAATAAGGACATCGAAGAGTGCAACGCCATTATCGAACAATTCATCGATTACCTGCGTACCGGTCAGGAAATGCCGATGGAGATGGCCGATCTGAATGCCGTGTTGGGTGAGGTTATTGCGGCGGAAAGCGGCTACGAGCGGGAAATTGATACTGCGCTGCAACCGGGCAGTATTCAGGTGAAAATGCATCCGTTGTCGATTAAACGCGCGATCGCCAATATGGTGGTCAACGCCGCCCGTTATGGCAATGGCTGGATCAAGGTCAGCAGCGGTACGGAACCGCATCGCGCCTGGTTCCAGGTTGAGGACGATGGGCCAGGCATTAAGCCGGAACAGCGTAAGCACCTGTTCCAGCCGTTTGTGCGTGGCGACAGCGCGCGCAGCACCAGCGGCACCGGGTTGGGTCTGGCGATTGTGCAGCGTATTGTGGATAACCATAACGGTATGCTGGAGATTGGCTCCAGCGAGCGCGGTGGGCTTTCTATTCGCGCCTGGCTGCCGATTCCGGTCGCTCGCGTGCCGGGTTCAACGAAAGACGCATAA
- the ompR gene encoding two-component system response regulator OmpR, which yields MQENYKILVVDDDMRLRALLERYLTEQGFQVRSVANAEQMDRLLTRESFHLMVLDLMLPGEDGLSICRRLRSQSNPMPIIMVTAKGEEVDRIVGLEIGADDYIPKPFNPRELLARIRAVLRRQANELPGAPSQEEAVIAFGKFKLNLGTREMFREDEPMPLTSGEFAVLKALVSHPREPLSRDKLMNLARGREYSAMERSIDVQISRLRRMVEEDPAHPRYIQTVWGLGYVFVPDGSKA from the coding sequence ATGCAAGAGAATTATAAGATTCTGGTGGTGGATGACGATATGCGCCTGCGCGCGCTACTGGAACGTTATCTGACCGAGCAGGGCTTCCAGGTTCGAAGCGTGGCAAACGCCGAGCAAATGGATCGTCTGCTGACCCGTGAGTCCTTCCACCTTATGGTACTGGACCTCATGCTGCCTGGCGAAGACGGCCTGTCAATTTGCCGCCGTCTGCGCAGCCAGAGCAACCCTATGCCGATCATCATGGTGACGGCGAAGGGCGAAGAAGTGGACCGCATTGTGGGTCTGGAGATCGGTGCCGACGACTACATTCCGAAGCCGTTCAACCCGCGTGAACTGCTGGCGCGTATTCGCGCTGTGCTGCGCCGTCAGGCGAACGAACTGCCGGGCGCGCCTTCGCAGGAAGAAGCGGTAATCGCTTTCGGTAAGTTCAAGCTGAACCTCGGCACCCGCGAAATGTTCCGCGAGGACGAACCGATGCCGCTCACCAGCGGTGAATTTGCGGTACTGAAAGCGCTGGTCAGCCACCCGCGCGAACCGCTCTCCCGCGATAAGCTGATGAACCTGGCGCGCGGTCGTGAATACTCTGCGATGGAACGCTCCATCGATGTGCAGATCTCCCGTCTGCGCCGCATGGTGGAAGAAGATCCGGCGCATCCGCGTTACATTCAGACCGTCTGGGGCCTGGGCTACGTCTTTGTACCGGACGGTTCTAAAGCATGA
- the greB gene encoding transcription elongation factor GreB, producing MKTPLITREGYEKLKHELNYLWREERPEVTKKVTWAASLGDRSENADYQYNKKRLREIDRRVRYLTKCMENLKIVDYSPQQEGKVFFGAWVEIENDEGDIRRFRIVGYDEIFGRKDYISIDSPMARALLKKEVGDLAVVHTPAGEASWYVNEIEYVK from the coding sequence ATGAAAACGCCCCTGATTACCCGGGAAGGGTACGAAAAACTCAAACACGAGCTGAATTATCTCTGGCGGGAAGAGCGCCCGGAAGTCACCAAAAAAGTGACCTGGGCTGCGAGTCTTGGGGACCGCAGCGAAAATGCTGACTATCAGTATAATAAAAAGCGCCTGCGTGAGATCGACCGTCGTGTTCGTTATCTGACCAAATGCATGGAAAACCTGAAAATCGTCGATTATTCCCCGCAGCAGGAAGGCAAAGTGTTCTTCGGCGCGTGGGTGGAGATCGAAAACGATGAGGGCGATATCCGCCGCTTTCGCATCGTCGGCTACGATGAAATTTTCGGTCGTAAGGATTACATCTCCATCGACTCGCCTATGGCGCGGGCGTTGCTGAAAAAAGAAGTGGGCGATCTCGCGGTAGTACACACGCCCGCCGGCGAGGCCAGCTGGTACGTTAATGAGATCGAATACGTAAAATAG